The following proteins come from a genomic window of Rhodohalobacter sp. 614A:
- a CDS encoding efflux RND transporter permease subunit, with protein sequence MSLSSLSIRRPVLASVMSIVVILFGVISFFYLGVREYPSVDPPVVTVSSSYVGANADVIESQITEPLEESINGIAGIRTLTSVSREGRSTITVEFDLEVDLETAANDVRDRVSRAQGQLPPDADPPTVTKADADVTPIVFLNVNTDRRDLLDLTAIADNIFKEQLQTIPGVSEIRIWGDKEYAMRLWMDPLKLAAYGVTPLDVQDALMRENVELPSGRIEGMTTELSVRTMGRLSSADEFNNLIIREEDGRKVRFRDIGQAELGALNERTVLKRNGVPMVGVVAMPQPGSNQLDIAEEFFARVERIQQELPEDINIAVGFDTSEYIQQSVDEVEQTIFLALALVVAIIFLFLRDWRTTLIPIVVIPISLIGAFFVMYVAGFSINVLTMLAIVLAIGLVVDDAIVVLENIYSKMEQGLPTMEAGILGSKEIFFAVIATSLALVSVFLPILFLGGTTGRLFREFGVVIAGAVIISSFVALTLTPMLATKILSQGAKKNRFYNMTEPFFVRMNNAYKNSLESFMKHRWVAFLILAATFGFIAIFYSTIPKELAPLEDRGQLRIFATAPEGASFEYMDNYVDRMIDAIEENVPELASINTVTSPGFGASSSVNSAFGFLTLVDKSERERSQQEIADHMSTVLADLSGAQTFVSQPQSIGNRRGGLPVQYVLQAQNIEQLEEVIPEFVQAANNHPAFNFAEVDLKFNQPEVQLNIDRDRARVLGVSVRDIARTLQLSLSGSRFGYFIIDGKQYEVIGQMERQYRNEPIDLRTISVRSASGQQIQLDNLVSLKETSAPPQLYRFNRFKSATISASLAPGYTLGDGIDAMNEISEEVLPGTFITDLSGPSRDFAESAASLNFIFGLALVLIYLVLAAQFESFRDPFIILFTVPLAIFGTLLSLWYFDQTLNIFSQIGAIMLIGLIAKNGILIIEFANQRQEQGMGVMEAILDASAVRFRPILMTSISTILGILPIALALGAGAESRTSMGIAVIGGLLIGSFLTLYVIPAIYSYFASEKSDNQEIIEKANKAEKMEPASV encoded by the coding sequence ATGAGCTTATCCTCTCTAAGTATTCGCCGTCCGGTTCTGGCTTCGGTGATGTCTATTGTTGTTATTTTGTTTGGGGTGATTTCTTTCTTCTATCTTGGAGTGAGAGAATATCCCTCCGTTGATCCGCCTGTAGTAACCGTTTCGAGCAGTTACGTGGGCGCAAACGCCGATGTAATTGAATCCCAGATCACCGAGCCGCTTGAAGAGTCGATCAACGGTATCGCGGGAATTCGAACACTTACATCAGTAAGCCGTGAAGGGCGAAGTACAATTACAGTTGAATTTGATCTGGAAGTGGACCTCGAAACAGCTGCGAATGATGTTCGCGACAGGGTTTCACGTGCACAAGGTCAGTTGCCGCCTGATGCCGATCCACCTACGGTAACCAAGGCCGATGCCGATGTAACTCCCATTGTGTTTTTAAATGTGAATACCGATCGAAGGGATCTGCTGGATCTTACAGCCATTGCGGATAATATCTTCAAAGAGCAACTCCAGACGATTCCGGGCGTTAGTGAAATCAGGATTTGGGGCGATAAAGAGTATGCCATGCGTTTATGGATGGATCCACTGAAACTGGCCGCTTATGGAGTAACTCCGCTGGACGTTCAGGATGCACTAATGAGGGAAAATGTGGAATTGCCATCCGGACGGATTGAAGGGATGACAACCGAGCTTTCCGTACGAACCATGGGGCGTCTGAGTTCAGCTGATGAGTTTAACAACTTGATCATCCGTGAAGAAGACGGCCGCAAAGTTCGATTCCGCGATATTGGTCAGGCCGAGCTTGGGGCCCTGAATGAACGAACCGTTCTGAAACGAAATGGAGTGCCGATGGTTGGTGTTGTAGCTATGCCTCAACCCGGATCAAACCAGCTGGATATTGCCGAGGAATTCTTTGCGCGTGTAGAACGAATCCAGCAGGAACTTCCCGAAGATATTAATATTGCTGTTGGCTTTGATACAAGCGAATACATTCAGCAGTCCGTTGATGAAGTTGAACAGACCATTTTTCTTGCACTTGCACTTGTGGTAGCTATCATTTTTCTCTTTTTGAGGGATTGGCGTACCACACTTATACCGATTGTGGTTATTCCGATATCATTGATTGGAGCCTTCTTCGTGATGTATGTGGCCGGCTTTTCCATCAACGTACTGACAATGCTGGCTATCGTACTTGCTATTGGCCTTGTGGTGGATGATGCAATTGTAGTGCTCGAAAATATTTACTCAAAGATGGAACAGGGGCTGCCTACAATGGAGGCTGGAATTCTTGGTTCCAAGGAAATTTTCTTTGCCGTTATTGCAACATCGCTGGCCTTGGTTTCTGTATTTCTTCCCATTCTTTTTCTTGGCGGAACAACCGGTCGTTTATTCAGGGAATTTGGAGTGGTAATTGCCGGTGCCGTTATTATTTCTTCATTTGTGGCACTGACACTTACACCGATGTTGGCTACCAAAATTTTATCGCAGGGAGCGAAGAAAAATCGGTTCTACAACATGACCGAGCCTTTCTTTGTGAGAATGAATAACGCTTATAAAAATTCTTTGGAATCGTTTATGAAGCACCGATGGGTTGCATTCCTTATTCTTGCTGCCACATTCGGTTTTATTGCAATTTTTTATTCAACCATTCCCAAAGAACTTGCACCGCTTGAAGACCGTGGCCAATTACGAATATTTGCCACCGCTCCGGAAGGTGCCTCTTTTGAATACATGGATAACTATGTAGATCGTATGATCGATGCGATTGAGGAGAATGTCCCCGAGCTTGCTTCCATCAATACGGTAACTTCACCCGGATTCGGAGCTTCATCATCCGTAAACTCGGCATTTGGTTTCTTGACATTGGTTGACAAGAGTGAACGCGAACGTTCTCAACAAGAGATTGCAGATCATATGTCCACCGTTCTGGCAGATCTTTCAGGAGCGCAAACATTTGTATCTCAGCCGCAATCAATTGGTAACCGTCGAGGGGGATTGCCTGTTCAGTACGTACTTCAGGCCCAAAATATTGAGCAGCTGGAGGAGGTGATTCCGGAATTTGTACAGGCGGCCAACAATCACCCGGCATTCAACTTTGCTGAAGTGGATTTGAAATTCAATCAGCCCGAAGTTCAGTTAAATATTGACCGTGACCGGGCAAGAGTTTTGGGGGTTTCCGTTCGCGATATCGCCAGAACATTACAACTTTCTTTATCAGGAAGCCGGTTTGGCTATTTTATCATTGATGGAAAACAGTACGAAGTGATTGGTCAGATGGAACGCCAATACAGAAATGAGCCGATTGATTTACGAACAATTTCTGTAAGAAGTGCTTCCGGCCAGCAAATTCAGTTGGATAATCTCGTTTCTCTGAAAGAGACCAGTGCGCCGCCTCAACTGTATCGCTTTAACCGGTTTAAATCAGCAACGATTTCTGCCTCTCTGGCACCAGGTTATACGCTTGGTGATGGCATTGACGCAATGAATGAAATTAGCGAAGAAGTGCTGCCAGGTACGTTTATTACGGATTTAAGCGGTCCCTCCAGGGATTTTGCTGAAAGCGCCGCAAGCCTGAACTTTATTTTTGGTCTTGCCCTGGTGCTGATTTACCTGGTATTGGCCGCACAATTCGAAAGCTTCAGGGATCCCTTTATTATCCTGTTTACTGTGCCATTGGCCATTTTTGGGACCTTGTTATCCCTTTGGTATTTCGATCAAACCCTGAACATTTTTAGCCAGATTGGTGCCATTATGTTGATCGGTTTGATTGCTAAAAATGGTATTCTGATTATCGAATTTGCCAATCAGCGGCAAGAGCAAGGCATGGGGGTTATGGAAGCTATTCTGGATGCATCAGCCGTTCGTTTTCGACCTATCTTGATGACATCCATTTCAACCATCCTGGGTATTCTTCCAATTGCACTGGCTTTGGGCGCCGGTGCGGAAAGCCGAACGTCAATGGGTATTGCGGTTATCGGTGGACTTCTGATTGGTAGTTTCCTTACGCTTTACGTAATTCCTGCTATTTACAGTTATTTCGCTTCAGAAAAATCGGACAATCAGGAAATCATAGAAAAAGCTAATAAAGCCGAAAAAATGGAGCCGGCGTCAGTATGA
- a CDS encoding TolC family protein: protein MSFRVTGKFVIVFFIIFWGSSTATAQELLTLDEAIAIGLENNYGIQISRNEVEQAENNHSLGNAGFLPALNATASRTESVEDSEFQAGGESRITDGAESSTTNAGINLDWTVFDGLRMFSSYNRLGELRNLSEMQLDLDQEFLVTNISFTYFNIIRISEQLKILENNIEVTEERIEIEETKVDLGSGSEYDLLQARSDLSEDRAAYLREANMLTEAKINLNELLGRTPGEEFQVASDISVNRSLAREQLFQNLIEGNTELAIARTQEDISELELREIRGERFPEISLTSGYTYSRNESGGGFFSFNESVGFSYGLTARVPIFDGFNLNRRIQNAKINQRNAQISREQERLRIESNFESTFRAYTNAIELVDLEEDNYQNAERTLDIALERFRLGSISSLEFREAQTTFLEAENRLINAKYEAKIAETELLQLSGNIDALVVR from the coding sequence ATGAGTTTTAGAGTAACAGGTAAATTTGTAATTGTATTTTTTATCATTTTTTGGGGCAGCTCAACTGCTACTGCGCAGGAATTACTAACTCTGGATGAAGCTATAGCTATAGGTTTGGAAAACAATTATGGCATACAAATATCCAGAAATGAGGTAGAGCAGGCAGAGAATAATCACTCGCTGGGAAATGCCGGGTTTCTTCCCGCTCTCAATGCAACAGCTTCAAGAACAGAGAGTGTTGAAGACAGCGAATTTCAGGCCGGTGGAGAATCAAGAATAACCGACGGCGCAGAAAGCAGCACTACAAACGCCGGTATAAATCTCGATTGGACAGTTTTTGACGGCCTGCGAATGTTCTCATCATACAATCGTTTGGGAGAACTGCGCAACCTCAGTGAAATGCAGCTCGATTTAGACCAGGAATTTCTGGTGACCAATATTTCATTCACTTATTTCAATATTATTCGCATCAGCGAGCAGTTGAAAATTCTGGAAAATAATATTGAAGTGACCGAAGAAAGGATTGAAATCGAAGAAACCAAAGTAGATCTGGGCTCAGGTTCTGAATACGATCTTCTACAGGCACGTTCTGATTTGAGTGAAGACCGTGCCGCCTATCTTCGGGAAGCAAATATGCTTACCGAAGCTAAAATTAATTTAAATGAACTTCTCGGCCGAACCCCGGGAGAGGAATTCCAGGTTGCAAGTGATATTTCAGTAAATCGTTCACTGGCAAGAGAACAACTCTTTCAGAATTTAATTGAAGGGAATACCGAGCTCGCCATTGCCAGAACCCAAGAAGATATTTCTGAACTTGAGTTACGCGAAATCCGTGGAGAACGGTTTCCGGAAATATCACTGACCTCCGGGTATACATACAGCCGAAATGAAAGCGGCGGTGGGTTTTTCAGTTTTAACGAAAGTGTAGGGTTTTCTTACGGTCTGACTGCCCGAGTACCCATCTTTGATGGATTTAATCTCAACCGTCGTATCCAGAACGCAAAGATTAACCAAAGAAACGCACAAATCAGCAGAGAACAGGAAAGGCTGCGAATAGAATCTAATTTTGAGAGCACATTTCGTGCATATACAAACGCAATTGAGCTGGTAGATTTGGAGGAAGATAACTACCAAAATGCTGAACGTACGCTCGATATTGCGCTGGAACGGTTCCGTCTGGGAAGCATCAGTTCGCTCGAATTCAGGGAAGCTCAGACGACTTTCCTGGAAGCCGAAAACAGGCTGATTAATGCCAAATACGAAGCTAAAATAGCCGAGACAGAATTGCTTCAGTTAAGTGGCAATATTGACGCTCTGGTCGTACGGTAA
- a CDS encoding ATP-binding protein — MSKQIFRLSLNSTYEESEKVPDFVTEIQEKSQLEEDATGNLMLLLSEAVTNAIVHGNKLDESKKVEVEVHVNSEKIISTVKDQGKGFNPKTTKNPLKEENLLRDSGRGIFLIREISDSMDYLEDGTKIRFSLSR; from the coding sequence ATGTCGAAACAGATTTTTCGGCTCTCACTGAATTCGACTTATGAAGAGTCGGAAAAAGTTCCGGATTTTGTAACGGAAATTCAGGAAAAGAGTCAATTAGAAGAAGACGCTACTGGCAACCTCATGCTTTTGCTCAGCGAAGCTGTCACAAACGCCATTGTGCATGGCAACAAACTTGACGAATCAAAAAAAGTTGAGGTTGAGGTCCACGTAAACTCAGAAAAAATTATTTCCACTGTTAAAGATCAGGGAAAAGGATTTAATCCAAAGACTACAAAAAATCCACTCAAAGAGGAAAATTTACTACGTGATAGCGGCCGCGGTATTTTTCTGATCCGGGAGATTTCTGATTCGATGGACTATCTTGAGGACGGTACTAAAATCAGATTCTCTCTAAGCAGATAA
- a CDS encoding Glu/Leu/Phe/Val family dehydrogenase, producing MTTSKGNYSSSYYKEPGPKLNTESPFESMMERFRFAAEVLELDEGMFQYLASPVKQVIVSIPIIMDDGRIEVFEGYRVIHDNVLGPSKGGIRYAPDVNLDEVKALASWMTWKCAVVNVPFGGAKGGVRCNPKELSRTELERLTRRYTSNMLDIFGPNKDIPAPDMNTNEQIMAWIMDTYSMNAKRTETAVVTGKPIILGGSQGRKEATGRGVVTVTLAGLNKLGMMPNKVTVAVQGFGNVGSVSAQLMYEQGASIIAISDISGGYYNKSGIDIPEAIRFSKKNNNTLEGFPGAEPISNEELLEIECDVLIPAAKEDQINRHNAGNIKAKIISEGANGPVTANADAVLEEKGIMVIPDILANAGGVTVSYFEWVQDRQGYFWTEERVNRRLNRMMRNAFDNVYGVSEDFRITLRQAAYVYAIDRVATTLKMRGIYA from the coding sequence ATGACAACCAGCAAAGGTAACTACAGCTCTTCTTACTATAAAGAACCCGGACCCAAATTAAACACAGAATCCCCCTTTGAATCCATGATGGAACGTTTCCGTTTTGCAGCGGAAGTTCTTGAACTTGACGAGGGTATGTTTCAGTACCTGGCAAGTCCTGTAAAACAGGTTATTGTCTCCATTCCTATCATTATGGATGATGGCAGGATTGAAGTTTTTGAAGGATATCGTGTCATCCATGACAATGTATTAGGTCCATCGAAAGGCGGAATACGTTATGCGCCCGATGTAAATCTGGATGAGGTTAAAGCCCTTGCCTCTTGGATGACATGGAAATGTGCCGTTGTAAATGTTCCTTTTGGAGGAGCCAAAGGCGGCGTCCGGTGTAATCCCAAAGAACTGTCGCGGACCGAGCTTGAACGTCTTACCCGGCGATATACCTCCAATATGCTCGATATCTTTGGCCCGAATAAAGATATTCCCGCGCCTGATATGAATACCAATGAGCAAATTATGGCGTGGATTATGGATACCTACAGCATGAACGCCAAACGCACAGAGACAGCAGTTGTAACCGGTAAGCCAATTATCCTTGGAGGCTCACAGGGACGCAAAGAAGCCACAGGACGAGGTGTAGTGACCGTTACTCTTGCAGGGCTGAATAAGCTTGGAATGATGCCCAATAAAGTTACGGTAGCCGTTCAGGGGTTCGGAAATGTGGGATCCGTTTCCGCACAACTTATGTACGAACAGGGCGCAAGCATTATTGCTATTAGCGACATTTCAGGTGGTTATTACAACAAGAGTGGAATTGACATCCCGGAAGCCATTCGATTCTCTAAAAAGAATAATAATACGCTTGAGGGCTTCCCGGGAGCTGAACCGATTTCCAATGAAGAACTCCTTGAAATTGAATGTGACGTACTAATTCCAGCCGCTAAGGAAGACCAGATCAATCGACATAATGCGGGGAACATTAAAGCGAAAATAATATCTGAAGGAGCGAATGGCCCTGTTACTGCTAACGCAGATGCCGTGCTTGAAGAAAAGGGGATTATGGTAATTCCTGATATTCTTGCAAACGCCGGTGGTGTTACGGTTTCCTATTTTGAATGGGTTCAGGACCGACAGGGTTATTTTTGGACCGAAGAACGTGTAAACAGACGTTTAAATCGTATGATGCGAAATGCTTTTGATAATGTTTATGGCGTAAGTGAAGATTTTAGAATAACTTTACGCCAAGCTGCTTATGTTTATGCAATAGACAGAGTTGCAACAACATTGAAAATGCGTGGTATATACGCTTAA
- a CDS encoding HNH endonuclease codes for MDSDVLVLNQDYQPISICSVQRSVKLVFLEKAELLHDDPEKVIRTVDDEYSYPSVIRLRRYIRLPYAKIVLSRRNVMKRDRHTCQYCGTKSDLTLDHVMPRSRGGEDSWENLVTACNHCNVKKGNRTPDEANMPLKVEPYRPVHITFFQNLLGGVQEHWKPYLYM; via the coding sequence ATGGATTCCGACGTACTTGTTCTAAATCAGGATTACCAACCCATCAGCATCTGTTCCGTACAACGCTCTGTGAAATTGGTATTCCTTGAAAAGGCAGAACTCCTTCATGACGATCCGGAAAAAGTTATCCGAACGGTAGATGACGAGTATTCTTACCCTTCAGTCATCCGTCTTAGAAGATATATTCGGCTTCCATATGCAAAAATTGTACTGTCTCGCAGAAATGTGATGAAGAGAGACAGGCATACCTGCCAGTACTGTGGTACAAAATCTGACCTTACGCTCGATCATGTTATGCCACGCAGCAGAGGAGGTGAAGATAGTTGGGAAAACCTGGTGACGGCATGCAATCACTGTAATGTAAAGAAAGGAAATCGCACTCCGGATGAGGCGAACATGCCGTTAAAAGTAGAGCCTTACCGCCCCGTACATATTACGTTTTTCCAGAACCTTTTGGGAGGAGTACAGGAACACTGGAAGCCTTACCTGTATATGTAA
- a CDS encoding tetratricopeptide repeat protein, with product MDKKRWNKIVDIVDDILQMDGIIDQDEALKKWCEGDSELKNEVLNLLESIENSSDYWNSLFESNRIFIGDLTQNYGDQRNGHGSLSTHPLPDIESKIPGQIGFYHIQKRIGIGGMGEVYLASRIDEKFHQNVALKLIRHGITSYEQANRFEQERTILSSLNHPNIARLLDGGISSDGRSYYVMEYVDGVPIDKYCKKHGCSLHQRLSLFKQVCRAVQYAHSNFIVHRDLKPDNLLVNKEGIVKILDFGIAKMVDDSLDEQALLQTSVGLRMLSLKYAAPEQITLEPITTATDVYSLGILLYELLTGSHPFDLKGKSLQETEYIIRNHVPDHASSVPGDLQLKLKGDLDAIISKALRKEPSERYESAQNLIEDIERYENSMPVKARRDTVSYKSKKFIRRHSIPLLFTSLIFILVSGFTLFYTYRISQEKQVAELQAQKAEQVTLFLMDMFEANSPSQTGGNNFNVQDMLVRGENEAGKLEGYPELKAQMYEVIGEVYRRLGDYNKSESLLRQSLQIRQDLYGNYHAETVSAFDKLGLLLINKGDFFTADSILTLALDIRENYIHSTGPALAQTLSNLAFATRRIGDNETAEPLYRRSLEIREEHLGPDHPLTLENMNSLGVVLHYKAKYRETEELFREILERRQNLLTPLHPDIAISQNSLGALLMNLGNYEEADSLLKEALFIRKKLYGDNHPSVALTLNNLALSHIEQNRLTEASDYVEEAYRIRKTQLGENHTNTAISKFTMAKLMLKTNQPDFALQLYEDAYQIFRKNLSENHSFTAQSMLGIGSVYMVYEDLETARFYFDEGFSKMNETYNKVSLEYVLASMQYAPFLMETGKNKDAYEILSTASETLKLIENRESERQKYISTLLNRIEQNGT from the coding sequence ATGGATAAAAAACGTTGGAATAAGATTGTTGATATTGTAGATGATATCCTTCAAATGGATGGGATTATCGATCAGGATGAAGCTTTAAAAAAATGGTGCGAGGGTGATTCTGAATTAAAAAATGAGGTCCTCAATCTTCTTGAATCCATTGAGAATTCATCGGATTATTGGAATTCGCTTTTTGAATCAAACCGGATTTTTATTGGCGATCTGACTCAGAATTATGGTGACCAAAGAAACGGACATGGCAGCCTTTCAACTCACCCGCTGCCGGATATCGAATCGAAAATTCCCGGACAAATCGGTTTTTACCACATCCAAAAAAGAATTGGAATTGGAGGAATGGGTGAAGTTTACCTGGCCAGCCGTATTGATGAAAAGTTTCATCAGAATGTAGCTTTAAAATTAATACGGCATGGTATTACGTCTTACGAACAGGCTAACCGATTTGAACAGGAACGAACCATCCTCTCTTCTTTAAACCACCCAAACATTGCACGACTTTTAGATGGCGGTATTTCTTCGGATGGGCGATCGTATTACGTCATGGAATATGTGGATGGAGTTCCGATTGACAAGTACTGCAAGAAACATGGTTGCAGTCTTCATCAACGGCTAAGCCTGTTTAAACAGGTTTGCAGAGCCGTACAATATGCACACTCCAATTTCATTGTCCATCGCGATCTGAAGCCCGACAATCTGCTCGTTAACAAAGAGGGTATCGTAAAAATACTGGACTTCGGCATCGCCAAAATGGTTGACGACAGCCTTGACGAGCAGGCTTTGCTGCAAACCAGTGTTGGCCTCAGGATGCTCAGTTTAAAATATGCCGCTCCGGAACAGATTACGCTTGAGCCAATCACTACTGCAACCGATGTCTATTCACTCGGGATTCTGCTATATGAATTGCTAACCGGCTCACATCCATTTGACCTGAAAGGAAAAAGCCTTCAGGAAACGGAATACATTATCCGAAACCATGTGCCAGATCATGCCAGTTCGGTACCTGGCGACTTGCAGCTTAAATTAAAAGGAGATCTGGATGCCATCATTTCTAAAGCGCTAAGAAAAGAGCCGTCTGAACGCTACGAGTCTGCCCAAAATCTTATTGAAGATATTGAACGGTATGAGAATTCAATGCCGGTTAAAGCTCGCCGCGATACTGTTTCCTACAAGTCAAAAAAATTTATACGCCGCCACTCCATCCCACTATTATTTACAAGTCTGATTTTTATCCTGGTTTCCGGTTTTACCCTTTTTTATACATACAGAATTTCGCAGGAAAAACAGGTAGCAGAACTCCAAGCTCAAAAAGCGGAACAGGTGACACTTTTCCTAATGGATATGTTTGAAGCCAACAGTCCCTCGCAAACCGGCGGAAATAACTTTAATGTTCAGGATATGCTTGTGCGGGGTGAAAACGAAGCCGGAAAACTGGAAGGGTATCCGGAGTTGAAAGCCCAAATGTATGAGGTAATCGGCGAAGTATACCGCCGGCTTGGGGACTATAATAAATCTGAATCATTATTGAGACAATCGCTTCAAATCAGACAGGATTTATATGGAAACTATCACGCTGAGACAGTAAGTGCTTTCGATAAACTGGGTTTACTTCTTATCAACAAAGGAGATTTCTTCACTGCCGATTCCATCTTAACACTTGCCCTGGATATTCGGGAAAATTACATCCATTCCACAGGGCCCGCCCTGGCCCAAACTTTGAGTAATTTGGCTTTTGCCACCCGAAGAATAGGTGATAATGAAACGGCTGAACCACTTTACCGAAGAAGTCTCGAAATTCGGGAGGAACATCTCGGTCCTGATCATCCGCTGACACTCGAAAATATGAACAGTCTCGGCGTTGTATTGCATTATAAAGCTAAATACCGGGAAACAGAGGAGCTCTTTCGTGAAATCCTGGAACGCCGCCAAAACCTGTTGACACCTCTCCACCCTGATATAGCCATCAGCCAGAACAGTTTGGGAGCACTGCTGATGAATCTTGGCAACTACGAGGAAGCGGACAGCCTGCTGAAGGAAGCTCTTTTTATTCGAAAAAAACTATATGGAGACAACCATCCATCTGTAGCACTTACACTAAATAACCTGGCTCTTTCTCACATTGAGCAAAATAGGTTAACGGAAGCATCCGATTATGTAGAAGAAGCATATCGAATCAGAAAAACACAACTTGGAGAGAATCATACCAATACAGCCATCTCAAAATTCACGATGGCAAAGCTAATGCTGAAAACCAATCAGCCGGATTTTGCACTCCAGCTGTATGAAGATGCTTATCAAATATTCAGAAAGAACTTGTCAGAAAACCATTCGTTCACAGCGCAGTCTATGCTTGGAATCGGATCGGTCTATATGGTTTACGAAGATCTTGAAACGGCCCGGTTTTACTTCGACGAAGGATTCTCAAAGATGAATGAAACCTATAACAAAGTTTCTTTAGAGTATGTGCTTGCCAGCATGCAATATGCTCCATTTTTGATGGAAACCGGAAAAAATAAAGACGCATATGAAATACTCTCCACGGCTTCTGAGACACTTAAGTTAATTGAGAATCGGGAAAGTGAACGGCAAAAATACATCTCAACTCTTCTCAACCGGATTGAACAAAATGGTACTTAA
- a CDS encoding sigma-70 family RNA polymerase sigma factor has protein sequence MSDKSNITQLLLTINKGDQDAYKKLFELVYDELRRIANRQLNYEYSDHTFSKTELVHEAYLKMIDQSKIDYNDRTHFYAIAARSMRQLLVDYARKKKADKRGGGNEPLPLDEHLFHLKKHAENIIELDEHLDQLSELDERLGQIVELRFFAGLNIDETAQMMGLSASTVNRDWAKARGWLYQRLKSKHG, from the coding sequence ATGAGCGATAAAAGTAACATAACCCAGCTTCTGCTAACCATTAATAAGGGAGACCAGGATGCTTATAAGAAATTGTTTGAATTGGTTTATGACGAATTGAGAAGGATTGCCAATCGCCAATTGAACTACGAATATTCTGATCACACCTTCAGCAAAACCGAGCTCGTGCACGAAGCCTATTTAAAAATGATCGATCAGTCGAAAATTGACTACAATGATCGAACACATTTTTATGCAATCGCCGCTCGTTCCATGCGGCAGCTTTTGGTAGATTACGCCAGGAAGAAAAAAGCGGATAAACGCGGCGGGGGCAATGAACCACTTCCGTTAGATGAGCATCTTTTTCATCTCAAAAAACATGCTGAAAATATCATTGAGCTCGATGAACACCTAGATCAACTCTCCGAGCTGGATGAGCGGCTGGGCCAAATTGTTGAATTGCGTTTCTTTGCAGGCCTGAATATTGATGAAACAGCACAAATGATGGGTCTGTCTGCCAGCACAGTAAATCGGGATTGGGCAAAAGCAAGAGGCTGGCTTTATCAGCGATTGAAATCAAAACACGGGTAA